In a single window of the Metopolophium dirhodum isolate CAU chromosome 2, ASM1992520v1, whole genome shotgun sequence genome:
- the LOC132938500 gene encoding mucin-2-like isoform X1 encodes MPSTNMCRFNFLFVLCILILTVLTLSFANPVKGHFKHFDFLKMNIFKRMNSVGTNIISPLAINENYNVSTTMEASTIENNMTTIETTILLPSTEITTITMSTVSSPDITMPPNTSWPETTQAPSTYPPSSPDTTIVPSTSLPEITEAPSTQPPSPPDTTIPPSTSLPEITEAPSTQPPSPPDTTIPPSTSVTETTEAPSTHPPLPPDTTIPPSTSLPEITEAPSTQPPSPPDTTIPPSTSVTETTEAPSTHPPSPPDTTIPPSTSLPEITEAPSTISPSPPNTTIPPSTSVTETTEASITRSPSPPNTTIPPSTSVTETTEASITRSPSPPDTTIPPSTSVTKTTEASSTHPPSPPDTTIPPSTSVTETTEASITHSPSSPDTTISPSTSVTETTEASITRSPSPPNTTIPPSTSVTETTEASITRSPLPPNTTIPPSTSVTETTEASSTHPPSPPDTTIPPSTSVTKTTEASITLSPSRPDTTIPPSTSLPEITEAPSTISPSPPNTTIPPSTSVTETTEASITRSPLPPNTTIPPSTSVTETTEASSTHPPSPPDTTIPPSTSVTETTTIIPSSPLFSIPSSPTKKPEIILCHEFLHNHYHCETSYAIYIVKSIKNYLLGL; translated from the coding sequence ACGAAAATTACAATGTGTCGACAACTATGGAAGCTtcaacaatagaaaataatatgaccaCTATAGAGACCACTATACTGTTGCCATCCACTGAAATTACTACAATCACAATGTCGACTGTGTCATCACCTGATATTACAATGCCACCAAACACATCTTGGCCAGAAACTACACAAGCTCCAAGCACATATCCACCTTCGTCACCTGATACTACAATTGTTCCAAGTACATCTCTGCCAGAAATTACGGAAGCTCCGAGCACACAACCACCTTCGCCACCTGATACTACAATACCTCCAAGTACATCTCTGCCAGAAATTACGGAAGCTCCGAGCACACAACCACCTTCACCACCTGATACTACAATACCTCCAAGTACATCTGTGACAGAAACTACTGAAGCTCCAAGCACACATCCACCTTTGCCACCTGATACTACAATACCTCCAAGTACATCTCTGCCAGAAATTACGGAAGCTCCGAGCACACAACCACCTTCGCCACCTGATACTACAATACCTCCAAGTACATCTGTGACAGAAACTACTGAAGCTCCAAGCACACATCCACCTTCGCCACCTGATACTACAATACCTCCAAGTACATCTCTGCCAGAAATTACGGAAGCTCCGAGCACAATTTCACCTTCACCACCTAATACTACAATACCTCCAAGTACATCGGTGACAGAAACTACTGAAGCTTCGATCACACGTTCACCTTCACCACCTAATACTACAATACCTCCAAGTACATCTGTGACAGAAACTACTGAAGCTTCGATCACACGTTCACCTTCACCACCTGATACTACAATACCTCCAAGTACATCTGTGACAAAAACTACTGAAGCTTCGAGCACACATCCACCTTCACCACCTGATACTACAATACCACCAAGTACATCGGTGACAGAAACTACTGAAGCTTCTATCACACATTCACCTTCGTCACCTGATACTACAATATCTCCAAGTACATCTGTGACAGAAACTACTGAAGCTTCGATCACACGTTCACCTTCACCACCTAATACTACAATACCTCCAAGTACATCTGTGACAGAAACTACTGAAGCTTCAATCACACGTTCACCTTTACCACCTAATACTACAATACCTCCAAGTACATCTGTGACAGAAACTACTGAAGCTTCGAGCACACATCCACCTTCACCACCTGATACTACAATACCTCCAAGTACATCTGTGACAAAAACTACTGAAGCTTCGATCACACTTTCACCTTCACGACCTGATACTACAATACCTCCAAGTACATCTTTGCCAGAAATTACGGAAGCTCCGAGCACAATTTCACCTTCACCACCTAATACTACAATACCTCCAAGTACATCGGTGACAGAAACTACTGAAGCTTCGATCACACGTTCACCTTTACCACCTAATACTACAATACCTCCAAGTACATCTGTGACAGAAACTACTGAAGCTTCGAGCACACATCCACCTTCACCACCTGATACTACAATACCTCCAAGTACATCTGTGACAGAAACTACAACAATAATTCCAAGTTCACCGTTATTTTCCATTCCAAGTTCACCTACGAAAAAaccagaaataatattatgccatgaATTTTTACATAATCATTACCACTGTGAAACTTCATAtgctatatatatagtaaaatcaattaaaaactatCTACTAGGTCTATAA
- the LOC132938500 gene encoding mucin-2-like isoform X2 → MPSTNMCRFNFLFVLCILILTVLTLSFANPVKDENYNVSTTMEASTIENNMTTIETTILLPSTEITTITMSTVSSPDITMPPNTSWPETTQAPSTYPPSSPDTTIVPSTSLPEITEAPSTQPPSPPDTTIPPSTSLPEITEAPSTQPPSPPDTTIPPSTSVTETTEAPSTHPPLPPDTTIPPSTSLPEITEAPSTQPPSPPDTTIPPSTSVTETTEAPSTHPPSPPDTTIPPSTSLPEITEAPSTISPSPPNTTIPPSTSVTETTEASITRSPSPPNTTIPPSTSVTETTEASITRSPSPPDTTIPPSTSVTKTTEASSTHPPSPPDTTIPPSTSVTETTEASITHSPSSPDTTISPSTSVTETTEASITRSPSPPNTTIPPSTSVTETTEASITRSPLPPNTTIPPSTSVTETTEASSTHPPSPPDTTIPPSTSVTKTTEASITLSPSRPDTTIPPSTSLPEITEAPSTISPSPPNTTIPPSTSVTETTEASITRSPLPPNTTIPPSTSVTETTEASSTHPPSPPDTTIPPSTSVTETTTIIPSSPLFSIPSSPTKKPEIILCHEFLHNHYHCETSYAIYIVKSIKNYLLGL, encoded by the coding sequence ACGAAAATTACAATGTGTCGACAACTATGGAAGCTtcaacaatagaaaataatatgaccaCTATAGAGACCACTATACTGTTGCCATCCACTGAAATTACTACAATCACAATGTCGACTGTGTCATCACCTGATATTACAATGCCACCAAACACATCTTGGCCAGAAACTACACAAGCTCCAAGCACATATCCACCTTCGTCACCTGATACTACAATTGTTCCAAGTACATCTCTGCCAGAAATTACGGAAGCTCCGAGCACACAACCACCTTCGCCACCTGATACTACAATACCTCCAAGTACATCTCTGCCAGAAATTACGGAAGCTCCGAGCACACAACCACCTTCACCACCTGATACTACAATACCTCCAAGTACATCTGTGACAGAAACTACTGAAGCTCCAAGCACACATCCACCTTTGCCACCTGATACTACAATACCTCCAAGTACATCTCTGCCAGAAATTACGGAAGCTCCGAGCACACAACCACCTTCGCCACCTGATACTACAATACCTCCAAGTACATCTGTGACAGAAACTACTGAAGCTCCAAGCACACATCCACCTTCGCCACCTGATACTACAATACCTCCAAGTACATCTCTGCCAGAAATTACGGAAGCTCCGAGCACAATTTCACCTTCACCACCTAATACTACAATACCTCCAAGTACATCGGTGACAGAAACTACTGAAGCTTCGATCACACGTTCACCTTCACCACCTAATACTACAATACCTCCAAGTACATCTGTGACAGAAACTACTGAAGCTTCGATCACACGTTCACCTTCACCACCTGATACTACAATACCTCCAAGTACATCTGTGACAAAAACTACTGAAGCTTCGAGCACACATCCACCTTCACCACCTGATACTACAATACCACCAAGTACATCGGTGACAGAAACTACTGAAGCTTCTATCACACATTCACCTTCGTCACCTGATACTACAATATCTCCAAGTACATCTGTGACAGAAACTACTGAAGCTTCGATCACACGTTCACCTTCACCACCTAATACTACAATACCTCCAAGTACATCTGTGACAGAAACTACTGAAGCTTCAATCACACGTTCACCTTTACCACCTAATACTACAATACCTCCAAGTACATCTGTGACAGAAACTACTGAAGCTTCGAGCACACATCCACCTTCACCACCTGATACTACAATACCTCCAAGTACATCTGTGACAAAAACTACTGAAGCTTCGATCACACTTTCACCTTCACGACCTGATACTACAATACCTCCAAGTACATCTTTGCCAGAAATTACGGAAGCTCCGAGCACAATTTCACCTTCACCACCTAATACTACAATACCTCCAAGTACATCGGTGACAGAAACTACTGAAGCTTCGATCACACGTTCACCTTTACCACCTAATACTACAATACCTCCAAGTACATCTGTGACAGAAACTACTGAAGCTTCGAGCACACATCCACCTTCACCACCTGATACTACAATACCTCCAAGTACATCTGTGACAGAAACTACAACAATAATTCCAAGTTCACCGTTATTTTCCATTCCAAGTTCACCTACGAAAAAaccagaaataatattatgccatgaATTTTTACATAATCATTACCACTGTGAAACTTCATAtgctatatatatagtaaaatcaattaaaaactatCTACTAGGTCTATAA